In Pseudomonas oryzicola, one DNA window encodes the following:
- a CDS encoding LexA family protein — MSITFWGTPIGGPTQLPVYSFRVPAGFPSPAADHLERHISLDELFDLRAPHMYLVQVEGDSMQGAGIYSGDLLIVDRSRDAEHGDIVIAAINTEPVCKRLYRGNGVVILQSENPAYPPRYVMEGDDLVIWGVVRYSVRDHAQ; from the coding sequence ATGTCCATCACATTTTGGGGAACGCCAATCGGTGGCCCCACGCAGTTGCCGGTGTATTCGTTCCGCGTGCCTGCAGGCTTCCCGTCGCCGGCGGCGGATCACCTCGAGCGGCACATTTCCCTGGACGAGCTCTTCGATCTTCGGGCGCCGCATATGTACCTGGTGCAGGTTGAGGGCGACAGCATGCAGGGCGCCGGCATTTACTCCGGGGATTTGCTGATCGTAGATCGTAGTCGTGATGCCGAGCACGGTGACATCGTGATAGCGGCCATCAACACGGAGCCGGTCTGTAAGCGGCTATACCGGGGTAACGGTGTGGTGATACTGCAATCTGAAAACCCAGCCTATCCACCGAGGTATGTGATGGAAGGTGATGACCTTGTGATCTGGGGTGTGGTCCGCTACAGCGTGCGTGACCATGCGCAGTGA
- the umuC gene encoding translesion error-prone DNA polymerase V subunit UmuC, translating to MRSDQVFALIDCNSFYASCERVFRPDLAKTPIVVLSNNDGCVIARSYDAKPFVKMGAPYFQCRDTLQRHGIVAFSSNYALYGDMSERVMSLIESMVPAAEVYSIDECFADLTGVQGSLTEFGRQVRAKVLKCTGIPVGVGIAPTKTLAKLANHTAKRLQAQTGGVVDICDPFKRDWVLRNTEVKEVWGIGRRMTAHLETMGIRTAMDLAKTDPWTLRQKFSVVVEKTARELAGTPCLELEEAAPPKQEICCSRMFGKRLTELAPIKQAVASYAGRAAEKLRAQGSVCKRMRVSIRTGMFNPDEAKYAKGVLVELPYPTNDTLLLTRAATEAVEQVYRPGYRYSKAEVLLMDLRQPGEFTDDLFAVTQPVACDRLMSVLDAINEKYGRGTMRSASVPRAPDWGMRREMMSRSYTTRIDQLWRVG from the coding sequence ATGCGCAGTGACCAAGTGTTCGCGCTGATTGACTGCAACTCGTTCTATGCGAGCTGTGAGCGTGTGTTCCGGCCGGATCTGGCCAAGACTCCCATCGTGGTTCTGAGCAACAACGACGGTTGCGTGATCGCCAGGTCATACGACGCGAAGCCGTTCGTCAAAATGGGCGCGCCTTATTTCCAATGCAGGGACACACTGCAGCGGCATGGCATCGTGGCCTTTTCATCAAATTATGCGCTTTACGGAGACATGAGCGAGCGCGTCATGTCGCTGATTGAGTCGATGGTGCCAGCCGCAGAGGTGTATTCGATTGATGAGTGCTTTGCCGATCTGACTGGGGTCCAGGGCAGTCTCACCGAGTTCGGCCGCCAGGTGCGGGCCAAGGTGCTCAAGTGCACCGGCATCCCGGTAGGGGTAGGTATTGCCCCTACCAAGACACTGGCAAAACTGGCCAACCATACCGCGAAGCGCCTGCAGGCGCAGACCGGAGGCGTGGTTGATATTTGCGACCCGTTCAAGCGGGACTGGGTGTTGCGCAACACCGAGGTCAAGGAAGTCTGGGGGATCGGCCGGCGGATGACGGCGCACCTTGAGACGATGGGAATTCGCACGGCGATGGACTTGGCCAAGACGGACCCGTGGACTCTGCGCCAGAAATTCAGTGTGGTCGTTGAGAAAACAGCCAGAGAGCTCGCCGGCACACCGTGCCTTGAACTCGAGGAGGCTGCCCCGCCCAAGCAAGAGATTTGCTGCAGCCGTATGTTTGGCAAGCGCCTGACTGAATTGGCGCCGATCAAACAGGCGGTGGCCAGCTATGCCGGCCGAGCGGCCGAGAAACTCCGGGCGCAGGGTTCTGTGTGCAAGCGTATGCGAGTGAGCATCCGCACGGGCATGTTCAACCCGGACGAAGCCAAGTATGCCAAGGGCGTGTTGGTGGAGCTGCCGTATCCCACCAACGATACGTTGCTGCTCACCAGGGCGGCCACCGAGGCGGTGGAGCAGGTCTACCGGCCAGGGTATCGGTACAGCAAAGCCGAGGTGCTACTGATGGATCTGCGGCAGCCGGGCGAGTTCACCGATGACTTGTTCGCGGTGACGCAGCCGGTGGCATGCGACCGGCTGATGTCGGTGCTGGACGCGATAAATGAGAAGTACGGCAGGGGAACGATGCGTTCGGCCAGCGTCCCACGCGCACCCGATTGGGGGATGCGCCGCGAGATGATGAGCCGTTCGTATACCACTCGAATCGACCAACTTTGGCGGGTGGGGTAG
- a CDS encoding metalloregulator ArsR/SmtB family transcription factor has protein sequence MISPPELFKSLADETRARATLLIASLGELCVCELMCALGDSQPKISRHLAQLRSSGLLLDRRQGQWVYYRLNPALPGWAIELLQVTLKANAQWLQANTERLQNMDGRPVRTTSCC, from the coding sequence ATGATCAGTCCTCCAGAACTCTTCAAAAGCCTGGCCGATGAAACCCGCGCGCGTGCCACCCTGCTGATCGCCAGCCTCGGCGAGCTCTGCGTGTGCGAGCTGATGTGCGCCCTGGGCGACAGCCAGCCGAAAATCAGCCGGCACCTGGCGCAACTGCGTAGCAGTGGCTTGCTGCTGGACCGCCGCCAGGGCCAGTGGGTGTATTACCGCCTCAATCCGGCACTGCCCGGCTGGGCCATCGAGCTGCTGCAGGTGACCCTGAAAGCCAATGCCCAATGGTTGCAAGCCAACACCGAGCGCCTGCAGAACATGGACGGTCGCCCTGTCCGAACCACCTCCTGCTGCTGA
- a CDS encoding ankyrin repeat domain-containing protein, with translation MATYFSAECIMASVFVIRIPGWRTFVFTIPENWNSYHLNHWFRRTIRSRLFQEIELGNHQAALQLAQPWRLRYLRGEWGESAVRCAIGYNQSALAVELVRRGGMYAEDGTLALAAMNGDLTVVEALLSAGKHPDEPFKDPLYHGMTPLMWAASRHHPEIMERLLQAGADIDAVDRHGRSAARHVTTLGGTSLEALKVLLRHKPEILWTEMWSGIDVLNAVRRYRDNRDPDALQFMTRKFPELDMDQYLDS, from the coding sequence ATGGCCACCTATTTCAGCGCCGAGTGCATAATGGCAAGTGTTTTCGTTATACGGATCCCTGGGTGGAGAACTTTCGTTTTCACTATTCCTGAAAACTGGAACTCTTACCATTTGAACCATTGGTTTCGCCGAACCATTCGTTCTCGACTTTTTCAAGAGATCGAACTTGGCAATCACCAAGCCGCGTTGCAGTTGGCGCAGCCGTGGAGGTTGCGTTATTTGCGTGGCGAATGGGGAGAATCCGCTGTCCGTTGTGCCATCGGCTACAATCAATCCGCCCTGGCTGTGGAGCTAGTGCGACGTGGCGGGATGTATGCCGAGGATGGCACCTTGGCGCTAGCGGCGATGAATGGTGACCTGACAGTGGTCGAAGCGCTGTTATCAGCCGGGAAGCATCCGGACGAACCCTTCAAGGACCCGCTTTACCATGGAATGACACCCTTGATGTGGGCGGCCAGCAGACATCACCCCGAGATCATGGAGCGCCTGTTGCAGGCGGGAGCCGATATTGACGCTGTCGACCGTCACGGGCGTTCAGCGGCAAGACATGTAACTACTTTGGGCGGTACTTCTCTGGAGGCGCTGAAGGTTTTACTGCGCCACAAACCTGAAATCCTATGGACTGAGATGTGGAGCGGAATCGATGTCCTGAATGCCGTACGACGTTATCGGGACAACCGTGACCCGGATGCGCTGCAATTCATGACGCGCAAGTTTCCCGAACTGGACATGGACCAGTACCTAGACAGCTAG
- a CDS encoding glutamine synthetase family protein has product MSVIFPDLLTEVRAFRAKYPEVRYVDLIALDIPGHFYGKRYPMDMLEKVAAGTPLKLPQNCVLLGTQGGLYPIGEYCFADGDPDAARRLVPGTLKPVRWEQEVIAQMLITSDGTAKPIEFEPREVLARVLQRLARRGIHPVVAFELEFYLFDRQLANGLPQYPRDTATGDQDDQPNMHIERLSRFSSVLHEMVDAANEQGVPANVITAELGPGQFEINFSHSDDALSAADWSALFCRSTRGVAMKHGYRASFMSKPYLDAPGSGMHVHVSLYDNAGNNILADAEQRKLRHAVAGCLELLPHCMPIFAPNHNAYRRYGAMVNAASKASWGFEDRDACIRIPESDPHNLRIEHRLAGADANPYLVLAAILIGLEHGLKRGVEPIAPLNDNRQSGIDFPKEAFSALAAMRHHPVVNQGLGSEFVMVYCENKYQEQLDFMRHIDAREYRWFL; this is encoded by the coding sequence ATGAGTGTCATCTTTCCGGATCTGCTGACAGAAGTGCGCGCATTCCGCGCCAAGTACCCAGAAGTACGTTATGTCGACCTGATTGCGCTGGATATCCCCGGGCACTTCTACGGCAAGCGCTACCCCATGGACATGCTGGAAAAGGTGGCTGCCGGCACGCCGCTGAAACTGCCGCAGAACTGTGTGCTGCTGGGAACCCAGGGTGGCCTGTACCCGATCGGGGAATACTGCTTCGCCGATGGCGACCCGGATGCCGCCCGGCGCCTGGTGCCGGGTACCCTGAAGCCGGTGCGTTGGGAGCAGGAAGTGATTGCCCAGATGCTGATCACCTCCGACGGGACTGCCAAGCCGATCGAGTTCGAACCCCGTGAAGTACTGGCCCGCGTGCTGCAGCGCCTGGCCAGGCGTGGCATCCATCCAGTGGTAGCCTTCGAACTGGAGTTCTACCTGTTCGACCGCCAGCTCGCCAACGGCCTGCCGCAGTATCCGCGCGACACGGCGACAGGCGACCAGGATGACCAGCCAAACATGCACATCGAGCGGTTGTCGCGCTTTTCGTCGGTGCTGCACGAAATGGTCGACGCTGCCAACGAGCAAGGCGTGCCGGCCAACGTGATCACCGCCGAGCTGGGCCCGGGCCAGTTCGAGATCAACTTCTCCCACAGCGACGATGCCCTGAGTGCGGCGGACTGGTCGGCGCTGTTCTGCCGCAGCACCCGTGGTGTCGCGATGAAACATGGCTACCGTGCCAGCTTCATGAGCAAGCCGTACCTGGACGCGCCGGGCAGCGGCATGCATGTGCACGTCAGCCTGTACGACAACGCCGGCAACAACATCCTGGCGGATGCCGAGCAACGCAAGCTGCGCCATGCCGTGGCAGGCTGCCTGGAGTTGCTGCCCCACTGCATGCCGATCTTCGCCCCCAACCACAATGCCTACCGCCGCTACGGCGCGATGGTCAATGCGGCGAGCAAGGCCAGCTGGGGCTTCGAAGATCGCGATGCGTGCATTCGCATCCCCGAGTCCGATCCGCACAACCTGCGCATCGAACACCGCCTGGCGGGTGCCGATGCCAACCCTTACCTGGTGCTGGCGGCCATTCTGATCGGCCTGGAGCACGGCCTGAAGCGAGGTGTCGAACCCATTGCCCCGCTGAACGACAACCGCCAGAGCGGCATCGATTTTCCCAAGGAGGCCTTCAGCGCCCTGGCCGCCATGCGGCACCACCCGGTGGTCAACCAAGGGCTGGGCAGTGAGTTCGTGATGGTCTATTGCGAAAACAAGTACCAGGAGCAACTGGACTTCATGCGCCACATCGATGCCCGTGAATACCGCTGGTTCCTGTAG
- a CDS encoding arsenate reductase ArsC: MRVLFMCTANSCRSILSEALFNHMAPAGFEAISAGSFPRGQVLPRSLTTLQRAGIATEGLSSKGNDAFAGNPPDIVITVCDKAAGEACPVYFGAALKAHWGLEDPSEVQGDETLIDAAFRATLAHIQKRCEAFFSLPFASLDRDGLQKALDRIGAL; this comes from the coding sequence ATGCGAGTTCTGTTCATGTGCACCGCCAATAGTTGCCGCAGCATCCTTTCCGAAGCCCTGTTCAACCATATGGCGCCTGCAGGGTTCGAGGCGATCAGCGCCGGCAGTTTCCCCAGGGGGCAGGTATTGCCACGCAGCCTCACCACCCTGCAGCGCGCCGGCATAGCCACCGAGGGCCTCAGCAGCAAAGGCAACGATGCCTTTGCAGGCAACCCGCCGGACATCGTCATCACCGTCTGCGACAAGGCCGCCGGCGAAGCCTGCCCGGTATACTTCGGCGCCGCGCTGAAAGCCCACTGGGGGCTGGAAGACCCGTCCGAGGTCCAGGGTGACGAAACGCTGATCGACGCCGCCTTCCGCGCCACCCTGGCGCACATCCAAAAGCGCTGCGAAGCGTTCTTCAGCTTGCCGTTTGCCTCGCTGGATCGCGACGGGTTGCAGAAGGCGCTGGATCGCATTGGCGCGCTCTGA
- a CDS encoding gamma-glutamyl-gamma-aminobutyrate hydrolase family protein has protein sequence MPRVPVIGITACTRVIELHATQTISEKYARAAAKAACGLPIVIPSLADLMDSADILDVVDGLIFTGSPSNIEPLHYNGPPSAAGTHHDPLRDATTLPLMRAAIAAGVPVLGICRGFQEMNVALGGTLHQNVHETGLFMDHREGNGEPIEKQYGPRHALHIEPGGMLDRMGLPALIEVNSIHGQGIDVLAAGLRVEALAPDGLVEAISVENSKGFALAVQWHPEYQVMDNPHYLTIFQSFGKACRQRSVLRQKLMLSA, from the coding sequence ATGCCACGTGTGCCCGTGATCGGCATCACCGCATGCACCCGCGTGATCGAGCTGCATGCCACCCAGACCATCAGCGAGAAGTACGCACGTGCGGCGGCCAAGGCGGCGTGCGGGTTGCCAATCGTGATTCCCAGCCTCGCCGACCTGATGGACAGCGCCGATATTCTCGACGTGGTGGATGGCCTGATCTTCACCGGTTCGCCGTCCAACATCGAACCGTTGCACTACAACGGCCCGCCCAGTGCTGCGGGCACCCATCACGATCCGCTGCGGGATGCCACCACCTTGCCGCTGATGCGTGCGGCCATTGCCGCCGGTGTGCCGGTGCTCGGCATCTGCCGTGGCTTTCAGGAAATGAACGTGGCGCTGGGTGGCACCTTGCACCAGAACGTCCACGAAACCGGGCTGTTCATGGATCACCGCGAAGGCAACGGCGAGCCCATCGAAAAGCAGTATGGCCCCCGGCACGCGCTGCATATCGAACCCGGCGGCATGCTCGACCGCATGGGTTTGCCGGCGCTCATCGAGGTCAACTCCATCCACGGCCAGGGCATCGATGTGCTGGCCGCCGGGCTGCGGGTGGAAGCGCTGGCACCCGATGGCTTGGTAGAAGCGATCTCGGTGGAGAACAGCAAGGGGTTTGCCCTGGCCGTGCAATGGCACCCGGAGTACCAGGTCATGGATAACCCGCACTACCTGACCATCTTCCAGTCCTTCGGCAAGGCCTGCCGGCAGCGTTCGGTACTCCGTCAGAAGCTGATGCTGTCCGCCTGA
- a CDS encoding arsenic transporter gives MLVASSVFLFTLILVIWQPKGLGVGWSAALGALIALAAGAVSLSDIPTVWAIVWNATATFIAVIIISLLLDEAGFFEWAALHVARWANGSGYRLFAFCVLLGAAVSALFANDGAALILTPIVMSMLMALRFSPAATLAFVMAAGFIADTASLPLVVSNLVNIVSADYFGLGFAEYASVMVPVNLASVAATLLVLFLYFRRDLPKQYAVEALQVPRAAIRDQATFVVGWWTLLVLLVGLFALEPLGIPISAVAAVCAALLFAVAARGHRISTRRVLREAPWQVVIFSLGMYLVVYGLKNAGLTDFLSHLLERFAEHGVWGAAIGTGLLSALLSSVMNNMPSVLVGALSIQASGAEGLVREAMVYANVIGCDLGPKITPIGSLATLLWLHVLERKGVRITWGYYFKVGILLTLPVLLITLSALALRLSL, from the coding sequence ATGCTAGTCGCATCTTCCGTTTTCCTGTTCACCCTGATCCTGGTCATCTGGCAACCCAAGGGCCTTGGCGTCGGCTGGAGCGCCGCGCTCGGTGCGCTGATCGCGCTGGCGGCCGGCGCGGTATCGCTGAGCGACATCCCGACCGTGTGGGCCATCGTCTGGAACGCCACCGCCACCTTCATCGCCGTCATCATCATCAGCCTGCTGCTGGACGAAGCCGGTTTCTTCGAGTGGGCGGCGCTGCACGTGGCGCGCTGGGCCAACGGCAGCGGCTACCGGTTGTTCGCCTTCTGCGTGCTGCTGGGCGCCGCGGTATCGGCGCTGTTCGCCAACGATGGGGCGGCGCTGATCCTCACCCCCATCGTCATGTCGATGCTGATGGCCTTGCGCTTCTCGCCGGCAGCCACACTGGCATTCGTCATGGCTGCGGGTTTCATTGCCGACACCGCCAGCCTGCCGCTGGTGGTGTCCAACCTGGTGAACATCGTGTCCGCCGATTATTTCGGGCTGGGGTTCGCCGAGTACGCCTCGGTGATGGTGCCAGTGAACCTGGCGAGCGTGGCTGCCACCTTGCTGGTGTTGTTCCTGTACTTCCGTCGCGACCTGCCGAAGCAGTACGCCGTCGAGGCCCTGCAGGTGCCGCGGGCGGCGATTCGCGACCAGGCGACGTTCGTGGTGGGTTGGTGGACGCTGCTGGTCTTGCTGGTCGGCCTGTTCGCCCTGGAGCCGCTCGGTATCCCGATCAGCGCAGTCGCGGCCGTATGTGCCGCGTTGCTGTTCGCGGTCGCCGCGCGCGGCCACCGGATCTCCACCCGCCGCGTGCTGCGCGAAGCGCCGTGGCAGGTGGTGATCTTTTCCCTTGGCATGTATCTGGTGGTCTACGGCCTGAAGAACGCCGGCCTGACCGATTTCCTCAGCCACCTGCTCGAGCGCTTTGCCGAGCATGGCGTGTGGGGCGCGGCCATCGGCACCGGCCTGCTGTCGGCGCTGCTGTCATCGGTGATGAACAACATGCCCAGTGTGCTGGTGGGTGCCCTGTCGATCCAGGCCAGCGGCGCCGAGGGACTGGTGCGCGAGGCCATGGTCTACGCCAACGTCATCGGCTGTGACCTGGGGCCGAAGATCACCCCGATCGGCAGCCTCGCCACGCTGCTGTGGTTGCATGTGCTGGAACGCAAGGGAGTGCGCATCACCTGGGGGTATTACTTCAAGGTCGGCATTTTGCTGACCCTGCCGGTGCTGCTGATCACCCTGTCGGCGCTGGCATTGCGCCTGAGCCTCTGA
- a CDS encoding ribbon-helix-helix protein, CopG family, giving the protein MSRMSVNLSPEMEALVEATARKEKISKNEVIRRAFALFNLAENEKSKGRFLAVAKENEQDEVEIVGRILGL; this is encoded by the coding sequence ATGTCTAGAATGAGCGTAAACCTGTCGCCAGAAATGGAAGCATTGGTCGAGGCGACTGCTAGAAAAGAGAAAATCTCAAAGAATGAAGTCATCCGACGCGCATTCGCCTTATTCAATCTTGCAGAGAATGAAAAGAGCAAAGGTCGTTTCTTAGCTGTCGCAAAAGAAAACGAGCAAGATGAAGTCGAAATCGTGGGCAGGATTCTCGGATTATAA
- a CDS encoding SOS response-associated peptidase family protein, translating into MCGRYSIYEAMDVYLRQLALDLVVINGYDHDRINRYNVAPSTRVELIRQNAAGLRVDRVKWGWAPFWAKGKRPDPINARAETVMTGKFFRALWPVGRALAPANGWFEWIPDPADPKRKQPYYIAAADDEPLFFAALAEVHEGIEPDDRDGFVIITAAADQGMVDIHDRKPLVLRPELAREWIDPTTTAARAEEIAQLGCRPAGDFKWHPVSKLVGNVRNQGAELIEPVQVSEQLP; encoded by the coding sequence ATGTGCGGAAGGTACTCGATCTACGAGGCAATGGATGTTTACCTCAGGCAGCTGGCACTCGATCTGGTGGTGATCAATGGCTATGACCATGATCGGATCAACCGCTATAACGTCGCGCCATCAACACGGGTCGAGCTGATCCGGCAGAACGCTGCAGGGCTTCGGGTGGATCGAGTCAAATGGGGATGGGCACCCTTTTGGGCGAAGGGGAAGCGTCCCGACCCGATTAATGCGAGGGCCGAGACGGTGATGACAGGGAAATTCTTTAGGGCGCTATGGCCAGTAGGCCGCGCTCTCGCACCGGCTAACGGCTGGTTCGAGTGGATACCCGACCCAGCCGATCCGAAGCGGAAACAGCCCTATTACATAGCGGCTGCAGACGATGAGCCGCTGTTCTTCGCAGCACTGGCTGAAGTGCATGAAGGGATCGAGCCCGACGACCGCGACGGGTTTGTGATTATCACCGCCGCAGCCGACCAAGGCATGGTCGATATCCATGACCGCAAGCCACTTGTCCTAAGGCCCGAGCTGGCCAGGGAATGGATAGATCCAACTACAACAGCAGCGCGCGCCGAAGAGATCGCACAGCTGGGCTGCCGCCCAGCCGGCGACTTCAAGTGGCATCCAGTGAGCAAGCTGGTTGGCAATGTGCGCAATCAGGGAGCAGAGCTCATCGAGCCTGTGCAGGTATCAGAACAGTTGCCCTAG
- a CDS encoding SDH family Clp fold serine proteinase, which produces MASEIESGDAKSEPLPPRDPAQTDPMPEKTVGGSGEFPPADGLESLVESPAYAEPEEGIASDDDKGETPGSDGDSLTHLRMPVSSAAIFEFLKTIRSRQSDGAEDDVANRIDPVPTPKPEPKSERKIRNLSYVSELVEKAPTDELLLAMIEKEISEIVSEHDVLDKFEVMFIYDHAPLNRTHASAMYQGLSICKKNKDVLVVLKSVGGKVEPAYLMSKLCNRFKKDKFFVVVPAEAKSAATLFALGADEIHMGAMSELGPIDPQINDYPALAFSSALEKIAQIAQLYPGASDMLARYLKDSGLNIQDLGHYDRITESSTQYAMRLLESKIEETEGAERVRDLASYFTNHYKDHNFVIDVEEAQKLLSKEVVKSETDIYHACHEVHRFIELAEFSLSVKGRAKKVVAMGRRFHLRTLDKTASQEKK; this is translated from the coding sequence GTGGCTAGCGAAATTGAATCTGGGGATGCAAAAAGCGAGCCACTTCCGCCTCGAGATCCTGCGCAGACAGATCCTATGCCAGAGAAGACAGTTGGGGGTTCTGGGGAGTTCCCTCCTGCTGACGGACTGGAGTCACTCGTCGAGTCCCCTGCTTACGCGGAGCCGGAGGAGGGTATCGCCAGTGATGATGACAAGGGGGAGACGCCTGGTTCTGATGGTGACTCCTTGACCCATCTTCGGATGCCGGTGTCCAGCGCAGCCATTTTTGAGTTTTTGAAGACCATTCGCTCGCGTCAATCTGATGGCGCTGAGGATGATGTCGCCAATCGAATTGACCCGGTTCCGACACCCAAGCCTGAGCCTAAATCTGAGCGCAAGATTCGTAACTTGTCTTACGTTTCAGAATTGGTCGAGAAGGCGCCAACTGATGAGCTTCTACTCGCAATGATCGAGAAAGAAATCTCGGAAATTGTGAGTGAACATGATGTTCTCGATAAGTTTGAGGTCATGTTCATTTATGATCATGCTCCTCTTAATCGTACTCATGCGAGCGCCATGTATCAGGGCTTGTCAATATGTAAGAAAAATAAAGACGTGCTGGTCGTGTTGAAGAGCGTTGGGGGTAAGGTTGAACCGGCTTATCTTATGAGTAAGCTGTGCAATCGTTTCAAGAAGGACAAGTTTTTTGTGGTGGTTCCGGCGGAGGCTAAATCAGCAGCTACGCTGTTTGCGCTTGGCGCTGACGAGATTCACATGGGGGCTATGAGTGAGCTAGGCCCTATCGATCCGCAAATCAATGACTATCCAGCGCTGGCGTTTTCGAGCGCTTTAGAAAAAATTGCACAGATTGCCCAGTTGTATCCAGGGGCCAGCGATATGCTCGCTCGGTATTTAAAAGATAGCGGCTTGAATATTCAAGATTTGGGCCACTACGATCGTATAACTGAGTCATCAACTCAATATGCGATGCGATTACTAGAATCGAAAATTGAGGAAACCGAAGGGGCGGAGCGTGTAAGGGATCTGGCAAGTTACTTTACAAATCACTATAAAGATCACAACTTTGTTATTGATGTAGAGGAGGCTCAGAAGCTGCTATCTAAAGAGGTGGTTAAGTCAGAGACTGATATTTATCATGCATGCCATGAGGTCCATAGGTTTATTGAACTGGCTGAGTTCTCGCTTAGTGTAAAGGGGCGAGCTAAGAAGGTCGTCGCAATGGGGCGTCGGTTTCATCTGCGCACTCTTGATAAAACCGCATCCCAGGAAAAGAAGTAG
- a CDS encoding helix-turn-helix domain-containing protein, which translates to MKMHEEVEALAILIHDLRKFKNLTLGELAARINRSVGFLSQVERGVSRPSVADLTAISEALGVSTGYFYNLSKPRSISWVTRPHERRTLYLGSGITDVLASPTITGAFSVLDSHLEPGACSGEPHLTDRSEQGGFVLDGELTVWLDDGDPVTLQANDCFQLQPHAQLRYANLTENITRVLWVFN; encoded by the coding sequence ATGAAGATGCACGAAGAGGTTGAAGCCCTCGCGATCCTTATTCACGACCTGCGCAAATTCAAGAACCTGACTCTGGGCGAGCTGGCTGCGCGCATCAATCGCTCGGTTGGCTTCCTTTCCCAGGTCGAGCGCGGGGTTTCGCGCCCGAGCGTGGCCGACCTCACCGCTATCAGCGAAGCGCTCGGCGTATCCACCGGGTATTTCTACAACCTGAGCAAGCCCCGCAGCATCAGCTGGGTCACGCGCCCTCACGAACGGCGCACGCTGTACCTGGGGTCGGGCATCACCGATGTGCTGGCCTCGCCGACCATCACCGGTGCCTTTTCCGTGCTCGACAGCCATCTTGAGCCAGGCGCCTGCAGTGGCGAGCCTCACCTGACCGACCGTTCCGAGCAGGGGGGCTTCGTGCTCGATGGCGAACTCACGGTATGGCTGGATGACGGCGACCCCGTGACCCTGCAGGCCAACGACTGTTTCCAGCTGCAACCCCACGCGCAGCTCCGTTACGCCAACCTGACGGAAAACATCACCCGTGTGCTCTGGGTCTTCAACTGA
- a CDS encoding AraC family transcriptional regulator yields MTDQQHGHAYAKRFEAVLAYIDSHLEGDLSVAALSRIAHFSAFHFHRQFSAYMGVPVSRYVQLMRLRRAAHQLAASPATSVLEAASAAGFESPEAFARAFRRAFGMTPSVFAKAPNWHTWSAVFVVPQLSRSITMQIRIVDFAETRVAALEHRGAPASVGDSVARFRQWRLQSGQSPVASSRTFGIPYDNPDTTPAQDFRFAICGEIDGALLANDLGVHELTLPAGRCAVVRHRGSPDYIGETIYPLYRDWLPSSNEELRDHPLFFHYLSVYPDTPVEQWETDVYVPLK; encoded by the coding sequence TTGACTGACCAACAGCACGGCCATGCTTACGCAAAACGGTTCGAGGCCGTGCTTGCCTATATCGACAGCCATCTTGAAGGTGACCTGTCGGTAGCGGCCTTGAGCCGGATCGCCCACTTCTCGGCGTTTCACTTTCATCGGCAGTTTTCGGCGTACATGGGCGTGCCGGTTTCTCGGTATGTGCAACTGATGCGTCTGCGGCGCGCGGCCCATCAGTTGGCCGCCTCGCCTGCCACTTCGGTACTGGAAGCCGCGTCGGCGGCCGGGTTCGAAAGCCCCGAGGCCTTTGCAAGGGCGTTCCGGCGAGCCTTCGGCATGACACCGAGCGTGTTCGCCAAGGCCCCTAACTGGCACACCTGGAGTGCGGTATTCGTTGTTCCCCAGTTATCCAGGAGTATTACCATGCAGATACGTATCGTGGACTTTGCCGAAACCCGTGTGGCCGCGCTCGAACACCGCGGCGCGCCGGCCAGCGTCGGCGACAGCGTCGCGCGTTTTCGCCAGTGGCGCCTGCAGAGTGGCCAGTCACCGGTGGCCAGCAGCCGCACCTTCGGCATTCCGTACGACAACCCGGACACCACCCCGGCGCAGGATTTTCGCTTCGCGATTTGCGGGGAGATTGACGGGGCCTTGCTGGCCAATGATCTTGGAGTGCATGAGCTGACCTTGCCGGCAGGGCGCTGTGCGGTTGTTCGCCATCGTGGGTCGCCGGACTACATCGGCGAGACGATCTATCCGCTGTATCGGGACTGGTTGCCGTCGAGTAATGAAGAGCTGCGTGACCACCCGTTGTTCTTTCATTACTTGAGCGTGTATCCGGATACACCGGTGGAGCAGTGGGAGACGGATGTTTACGTTCCGCTGAAATAG